Sequence from the Pongo pygmaeus isolate AG05252 chromosome 23, NHGRI_mPonPyg2-v2.0_pri, whole genome shotgun sequence genome:
attagttgggcgtggtggcagactcctgtaatcccagctactcaggaggctgaggcaggagaattgcttgaacccgggaggtggaggttgcagtgagccgagatcgtgccactgcactccagcctgggcaacagagagagactctgtctcaaacaaacaaacaaacaaaaactatatttAATGATTGAAACCAtaagagagaataaaaatataagcaaagagTAAGAAACCATCCAGAAAGAGCAGATAGATTAGTAAGAGAAGCAAACGGAATTTCAGAAATGAACacataataattgaaaaaaaattaaactccgTGGCAATAAGATGCCTGGGACTGGCTTTGAAATAACCTTGGGTGGGAGTGGATGGGTGGGAGAAAAGATGAGACAAGATCGGCTATGTATTAATCATTGTTCAGGCTGAGTGGTATATGCAACATCTATTTATAAACTAAGTTCTCTTCTTTTCCATAAGCTTGAAAATTGCCatcataaaagtttaaaaagaaattcaattaaCAGGTAAAATAGCAGATCAAATAAAGCTGAGAGAAAATGGTAAACTGGAAGATATACCTAAAGAAATTAATATTAGGAtgcaatacaaagaaaaaaagatgtggcctgggcgcggtggctcacgcctgtaatcccagcactttgggatgccgagaatatatatataaattctatatatacatatatataaatcctgtatatatatacatatataaattctataaaataagaaCATGTAAGCTGGGGTGGAGGTCGGGAGAGTAATTAAAGTTAATtaaagttttggttttttttttgagacagagtctcgctctgtctccaggctggagtgctgtggctcaatctcggctcactgcaacctccacctcccaggttcaatctactctcctgcctcagcctcctgagtagctgggattacaggcacgtgccaccacacccagctaatttttgtatttttagtagagacggggtttcaccatgttagccaggatggtctggatctctcgaccttgtgatccacccatctcggcctcccaaagtgctgggattacaggtgtgagccactgcacccagtcaaatTTAAAGGCTTCTAAGGCCCTTAGTGTTCAGGAAAACACAAATGCCTAGATTAACTTTATAATTTGTTAATTACGCATATAAAAATGTCAAAGGTAACCACTCAAAGAATAAGAGGAGTAGAAAAGAACAAATATCAgattgagaaaaataagaaagctgaTGCAAatccaaaaagagagagaaaaagaagccacaaagaaaaagcagcacaccatcctggctaacatggtgaaaccccgtctctactaaaaatacaaaaaaaaattagccgggcgtggtggcgggcgcctgtagtctcagctacttgggaggctgaggcaggagaatggcgtgaacccaggaggcggagcttgcagtgagctgagagcgcgccactgcactctagcctgggcaacagagtgagactccatctcaaaaaaaagaaaagaaaagaaaagaaaagaaaaagcagcacAAATAGAAAACGCAAAATAAGATCatggaaataaacccaaatagtCTATATCAGTAACAAGAATCAATAAGAATGAATTAAACCCATTCGTTAAAAACCAGATGATGACactacagaaaatgttttccAGGTATATATCATTGAAAGCACATTTAAAGGGACACAAAGAGAGGATAAACATggaagaatagaaaaagatatacccAGGCAAACACTAACCAAAAGCAGTCTGGTCTAACTATATCAGGCGAAATAGACTGTAGGGCAAAGCCacgatgaaaaacaaaaacaactgcaATTCATTAAGGTAATGTAATGATTCTGAACTTGCTACATTGAAATAATCTCAAAATAGATAAGGCAAAATTGACAGAACCACAGGACAAATGGACAAAGCTGCTATTATAGGGGGAGATTTAAAGACATATATTTTAGTAACTAATAGATCAAGCAAAGAATATTAATAGGGATTAGAAGATTTGTGCGGAAATCATTAACAAGCCTGTTCTATAGACAAATGCAGAATCCCTTACCcgagagattattattattattatcattattttgagagggagtcttgctctgtcgccaggctggagtgcagcggcacgatctcggctcactacagcctccgcctcccgggttcaagcgattcttctgcctcagcctcccgagaagccattacaggcatgcgccatcatgcctagctaatttttgtattttcagtagagacatgcgccatcatgcccagctaatttttgtatttttagtagagacggggtttcaccatattggccaggatgatctcgatctcttgaccttgtgatctgcctgcctccacctcccgagaatttttttttttttgagacggagtcttgctctgtcaccaggctggtgtgcagtggcacaaccttggctcactgcaacctccgactcccttgttcaagcaattctcctgcctcagcctcccaagtagctgggaatacaggcacgtgtcaccacgcccagctaatttttgtatttttagtagagacagggcttcactctgttggccaggacggtcttgatctcctgacctcgtgatccgcctgtctcagcctcccaaagtgctgggattacaggcgtgagccaccgcgctcggcccctGGAGAGATTATTTTTAAGCACACACAGATCATCTACAAAAATCACCATCTACTGGGCTCTAAAGCGAATCTGAACAATttcaaagaattgaaatcattACAGGGCTGTGTTCTCCAATGACAGTGACACAAGCTGGGAGATGGAATCCACCCCAAAGACAAGAGAGCAaaacaagaaagaggaagacaccAAATAGAGGAAATCGGAATTCCaacaatggaaagaagtgaaaaaaaagaaaatccttggtAAGCTGGTTCAGGGATCCCTGGATACCTGGACACAGAGGGAAAAAGACAGGACATAAGCTACCACTCTGCCTGCTCTGTGACTCAAAGACACAATGTCCAGGTGAGCCCAGCcaaggttttgatttgcacttggCTTGTCCTTACCATGGGCTGACCCTCTACTCTCCCCTGCCAGCCCTGCTGCATGGAGCAGATGAGGACCTTCATGTTAGCCCACAGGGGTGTCCTGCTGCATGGAGCAGATGAGGACCTTCATGTTAGCCCACAGGGGTGTTCTGCTCTGACCTCCTTCTGAAGCTGGAGCCACGGTGAGTTGGGAGGCAGAAAATACACAAAGGGCCACTCACCCTGGCTATATTCCTGCAGGCCATCCCACATGGTCCCCCCGCAGCCCTGTCTGTGGGAAGCCTATACACCCAGGACTCACGGCCATGCCAATTCTTTCCCCACATGGAGTTCACTAAACTCTCAAGACACCCAAAGCCAGACTAAGACCCAGAGCCAGCTGcattttcccccatgctgtttccgtgatagtgaataaatttcatgagatctgatggttttataaggggaaaattCTTTCACTTGCTTCCCATTCTCTCTTGTCGGCCACCatataagacgtgcctttcaccttccaccatgatgtgaggcctccccagctacatggaactctgagcctattaaacctctttttctttataaattacccagtctcaggtatgtctttctcagcagtgtgaaaacggactgactatattatatttaatggtgCAATGTTAGACTCAAGAAGGAGATAAGCATGCCTGTTTTTCCTGCTTATATACACCATTGTCCTAGACAGGTCAGCCAGATGCTGATATAAAGGTGAGAAAAGCCTAGTGTTTAAGAATTTAAACTCTAGCCTCTGACTGGCAGGGTTTAAATCCCAACTCTGACCGTTCCTACCTGTGTGGCCTTAattaagttatttaacttttccatgactcaattattttttatctggAAAAAATGGGAATTGTAGCATTTACCACATGGGATTCATGtggagaataaaatatatatataaagtactcaGAGCAGTACCTGGCATATGTTAAATACTATGCATAAATGTAGCCATTATTACTATTCAAAAGCACCCCTAAAGAATCTATAAATAATTATTGGAATTAATTGGTGAGCTGCATAAAGCTTCTGGATAtgagattaatatacaaaaacaaaaattgcattTGTGTATATGTTATCAGCAGCaaagttagaaaatataattttaaaaagatatcatTTTCAACAAGCAGCCAAAAAAGAGATTCTCCTGAGTAAGTCTAACAAAAACACCTGCATGatgtttatagaaaaaaaaaatcacaaaatgttaCTGAGAGATATCGAAGGAAGATTTAAATTAATGGAGGTATACACCATATTCATATATTAGAAAATTCATTATAAAGCTGACAACAGCCCTTAAGTTGAGCTGTAGATTCAATGTatttccaatcaaaatcccaacaggGTTTTTCATGGAAATTTCTGTATATTAATAACATTTGTATGGAAGAGTAAAGGGCCTAGAAACCCAAGACATTaactggtgatggtggtggacgGTTGGTAGTGAGAGTATTGCCTGACCAGATATCAGGCTACTTATAATACCTTGgtgattaaaaatgtaatattagaCCAATGGACAGAATAAAGAGTGGAAACTGATCTATGCATGTGTCGAAACCTGATGGATAACAGAGGTACCACTGTAGGTCACCGGGAGGAAAGATGAGCCTATTCAATAAAAGGTACTGAGGCAGTCAGTAATCCACATAAAGAAGGAATTGAAAATGAATCCCTACTGGGGAAAGATTTCTGGTGTTGTCGTTCCATTATCTTGAGGGCTGGGCACATATATGCCCAAGGAATGCCTGAGCTCGTCATCTCACTCTTTATACAGCTGGGCAAGCTGCCTAAAGTTTCCTCAAGCCTCAGTTTTACTGCTTTCTTAAATGGCTAAAACTCACAAAAGCCGTCTACAGTTCTTGAAAATGAATCCCTGCTtcatactaaaaacaaaaatcaactccaggtggattaaagacttaaatgtgaaaagcaaaactaaatatttttgaagattgTATAAAAGATGATCTATGATTTAGCGTAGGATAGGAGTCCCTCAACCTGCTCCCCCTGGCAGCTTCTCTAATTCAGTAAATAGCCATCTCGTCCTTCCAGTTGTTCAGGTCAAAACATTGAAGTCAACCTTAATTCCTGTCTCTCACCGCAAAATCTATTCATTAGCAtattctcttctctctgccttatACAAATATCCAGAAGCCTACTACATCAAGCTACCTTCACCATTACCTCCCTGAGCTGCTATATTGCACAATGGTGCCTTCCAAAATAGTGCAGTGCACTAGCCCAGCTTCCAAcaccaagccaccatcatctgtCCCATCTGGAGTTTTGCAGCTGCCTCCTACAGGTTTCCCTGTTTCTGCCCCAGCTCCCTACGTCCATTCTCCCCATAGCAACTGGAGTGAGCCTTTAACCTGAGCCAAACAGGGCCATTCTCCTGCTTAAAATCCTGGCTTGGTTTCTCATCTCACTCCGAGTAAAGACCTTCCAGCAGGTTTCACGACCCAGCCTGTTTCCTCTGATGTCTTCTGCCTCACTCCTGTGCAGCCATACCAGCCTCACCAACCTCAAACAGCAAATGTAAAGGCTAACCCCGGGtgggtggagacagagagagacagatggatgGGCACACTGACAGCACTGTGTGGTAGGGTGAAGCCCTGATTCatagtgtttgccaatttccaGAGTGTAAATACTACTAGCATGGCCAATTTTAAGACAGCATTTATGTGCCAGTCAGTTCAGGGAGACAATTGCCTCTTGTGAGCTGGTGCAAGCTGCTATGAGCTCCAGCACACCCTTGGCACAGTTCTACTTCCCAGGCGGGATGATGGGacacagacatttttaaaaatagattcttttacatttatgtaGACATTATCATACAAAGTTGTATGGAACAGCTATTTGGTGACCGATAGTTGTTAAAGAGAGAACTGGAAAGCAGGATCTGGAAGGCCAGGAACAGAGAACAAGCAGAACTGTATTCTCGCTTTCCTCCCCCAGCACCATCCCTTCTCCAAGCTCAGAGAAAAATCCAGAAAGGCTTCCAGTGGGTATCTGGTTCCTCGGGTGACAGGGATCCGAGCCAGGTGGAAGAGATTTGTCAGGCCCTGGGAGCACTGGAGAGGGCCTGGagtgaggagagaggaaggagccGTACCAGAAAAAGCCTCATTTCGCAATGAGGCCAAACCAGAATGTGGGGCAGAGAGAAGCCCCTGCGTGCTGTGACAGGCATCTGAGCTATCCAGAAGACCCTGGGAACAGGATCATAGCTAGGGAGGTGACTTAGTGGTCAAGAAAAGACTATGAGGCTTTGAAGGCAGAAGGAACACCTGACTTTGAGTCCTAGACACAATGCAGACTACTGAGAGTTCTAAGGCAAATGATCTTAAATCTGCCCGTGAAATGGAGCTAATAGCAGTCTCCCCACCCCAACCAAACAGGACTACACTGATCCAGTGGAAACCCTCTGTAAATGTCAGAGCCTCCAACCCAcccttcctttctccccaggTGGCGCCACCTCCGGGCTctggagaagaaaaatgatagcCTGACAGCTACTGAGTGCTCACCATTTGCCTCGGCCAAGCACCTTCATGTGGCACTTCATAAAGTCCTGCCAGTGACCCAGCAAGGGCCATACTCTCATTATCATCCCCACTGTACCGAGAAGGCAGCGGATGGAGAGGTTGAGGATGCCACCTAAGGTCATACCCAGCTAGTGAGTGGCTGAGCTGAGCTTTGAACCAAACAAACTTGATATTGTCACTGTGGCCAAAGGTGCCTGGGATGGGGCTAGGGGTGTGGGGAGCAGCAGTCCTGGGCCTTCTACTGGGTCCTGGGCCTCCTACTGGCAGATTAAGAACAAGAGGTGGGCAgggcgcagtgactcactcctgtaatcccagcactttgggaggccaaggtgggtgaatcacttgagcccaggagtttgagaccagcctgggcaaaatggtgaaaccttgtctctaccaaaaatacaaaaaaaaaaaaaaaaaaaaaaagaaaagaaaagaaaataattcaccaggtgtggtggcgcgcatctgtggtcccagctacttatggGGGCAGGggagtggctgaggtgggaggggtgTTTTCTTGAGCCTGTGaggcggagatttcagtgagccaagattgtgccactgcaccccagcctgggcaacagagtgagacttcaaaaaacacaagaagggaagggaagggaaagggaaggaaggggagggcaggggaggggagtggagggccGGGGAGGGACCAGAGGTGCCTGACTGCCAACTGGGACAAATCATCCACACATCAAGGACAGGGGACTGGATGTTCCCAGCACTCGCAAGCTGACATAGAGGACACACGGGCATGAAATAAGTGTCCTTGAAGATGTGCCCTGGGGTCCTAGACCTCATATGGAGTGGAAACCCCAAACGCCTTCCCTGCCCAATGCCTGGGAGACCATGGGTGTTCACGGCCCCACCCTTGCCCTTTGACTTGACCTCGAAACAAGTTTGACCGCATGTTGTAGCCAAGATCATAGTAGTCTGAGAAGACGGAGGACATTTCCACACGATTCTGGGTCCTGCTGGGCCATGAGCTTGCCCTCTTCTGGCCCTCGAAGATTTCATCAATAGCCCTTTGAGCCTGAGCAGGGAGGCAGGGACAACAGACAGGGGATGGAAAAGCAGTGTCAAGCCCCATATCTCCCTCCAACTCCTCCTCCCTTgaccctgccctccccaccccgaTCCCACCTTTAGCCTGCAGCCCTCAACCTATTCACAGGGCTGGGGAGCTGGAGTATACAAAGGCCCCAGCCCTAACCCCTCTCATCACCCACACTGCTGTGGGTGGGGGACATCAGGTTAACGATCATAAAACCTCTTCCAAGCATTGAGCACCTGCTAAATGCAATATAGGGTGCCACTCTTCccaccattttataaatgaggaaagtgGGCCTCAGGAGGCCAGAGATCACCCAGTTCACATGGCTGGCAGGCCACAGAGCCCTGGCTTGCCTCCTACGACTGAGGCATCACACAGGGCAGCTCTGGGTGGGTGCTTAACTTTCAATGAGGCCAACTCCTTCTTCATACCAGTAGGGAAACTGACACGCAGAGAAGCTGAGCCCAGGCCCAGGGGCAGGACACCTAGGTTTGAGTTCCAATTCTGCAATATATCAGCTGTTGACTTCAGCAAGCCTCTTCTCcgctctaggcctcagtttccctacatGTAAAATGTGAAGGCAGGGTGGAACTGGATGGTCTTTGAAGTGGCTTCCAGCTGTGACACTTGCTGGCTCAATGACACTTGTGACATAAGTTACAGGTGGGCAGAAAACACAGATTTCTTGATTCCAGCCAGGGACAATGGTGGCTGAAGAAAGAAAGGACTTCTCCCAAGGCTGGGCAGGGCGGTGAGAGGTAGTGACCACAGAGTCAACCTCAAATTGGGACAAGTTCCTCTAAGTGGGGCAGAACATATCAAGATTGTGACCTTCCAGACTTGCTGGTGGTGGGGTCACTGCACTTTAAGATGACAGAGTGGAAGGGGAGCCTAGGAGAAGCCTGACCCCCAGCTTTTGTGACCCAAGCAGATCGTAGCCCCTCCTTGGGACTTGGTTATACCATCtgttaaaaaggaaacaataacTCCTGCCTGACTTTCCACACAATGCAGTTGCTATGAGGGTTGAGATGGTGGCTTTGAAAATATGTCTCAGAATGCCAGGGCAGAAAGAACACAGCATTTGACCAGAAATGGTAGATGAATTTTATCTTAAGTTTCAGTTGATTCGTAGTGACTGCCTGGAATGCTATATTGGGTGGAAAAGAGTGCTGGCATTGACTAGCAATGTCTGCCATGAATGCAGGCTGGGAGGGTTGTGATACATACACCATGTATTTGTCAGCCTGATCTAGTCCAACTGCCTCGCTTTACAGATGTGgagactgaagcccagagagggtaagtaacttATCCAAAGTCACCTAGCATTTAGGAGCAGgtccaggattcaaacccaagtcttCTGATTCCCAATAAATGCTATCCATCCACTAAATGTGGTCTTCTTTGGGAGACTTGTTCAAATGGAAAACATCCAATTCACACAAAAGGCTTTTAACTGCAAAGTCATTAAGGACCAGAGTTCCAGAATCTGCTGACCCAGTTTGCACCCTCATCTCGCACAGTTGGGTGAATTTGGTTGACTGACTTAACCCCTCTAAGCCTTGGgctccttatctataaaatgaggacaataatagTACCTTCCTCATGGGTTGCTGGGAAGATGTAACAACTTGTTATACGTGAAGTTTAAACAgtgcacagtggctggcacacagcaggtgctcaggagATACTGCTTTCTAGTGGTATTATTATAGGGACTCTGTACTCAAGAGCGAGTTTATCTTATGTCCTCATTATAAGACTCTGCATCACCCTCCTGGCCCCTGCTGTGACACCTGCTCCTCGGAGACCAGCTGGTCCACCACGTTGCTCCCAAACTTGTGGCGAATGTTGTTAGGAATGATGCTGCCCTTCTGGTTCGTGGGCGTGCTCCTCTGGTCCTGGGCCCCCGAGCTGGGACCGTCATCCGTCCCCTGATCCATCAAGGAGGATCGAGAGCCCCCGTTCTTCAGGGACCTGGACTGTGGGTCCATCCCCAGAGAACCCCTGCCGGCAGCAGTCGGGGGTGGAGGGGGAATCTCCTTCAAGTGGCATTGCCCTAGGGAGCTGCCTTGAGCGCTGGCTCCCTGGGGCAGGGGCTGTGGGGATGACAGACCCTGGTTCTTGAACTTGGAGGTGTCCAAGGAACTGTAGGCCGCTTTCCAGGGGTCCAAGTCCTGCTGGCCCTCCTTGTCATTCGGATGGGCCCTGGTCAAAGTGGTTGTACCTGAGCAGGACAAAGAGAAACAGagggggagggagacagacacgGAGACAAGGGCAGAAAGTAGAGGGTGGGGAAAGGGGCAGAGATGGGGGTGAGGAAGGGGAACCCGCAGACAAAGAGGCCCAGAGCTCCACAAGCAGAGAAggggagatggacagagagaaagcGCAGGAACCAGAGGCATGGGTGGGAAATTAGGAGACACAAAGGGAGAAGAGAGGTCAGCCCGCCCTGCCTCCCACAGGCAGGGTTAGTCCACATTGCCTGGGGCAACAAGGGCTGCCGCCCAAGCCTGTCCCGCCTTGAGGCCTAGCTGTGTGACCACAAGCAAGGGGCTTGGCCTGTCTGTGCTTTCGTGTCCCTGGCTCCATTTGGATAgttcctttccccacttttccaTCTTGAAACCTCCCCCTCACTCTCCGCAGTGAGAATCTGGCAGCAGCGGCACTGGCAGAGGCGTTCCTGGGGCTAAGCCACGTGCCTGGGAGGTACTGGAGTTGGATGGGACTCCCAGACTTTGCTTCCAATGCAAGGCTGCTCCCCACTACCTACCTCCTCCCTTCGCCAGGGCTGAGAAGTGGCGCCATCCCAGCCACCTCCCAGgctctctcctccccacctctccctgtctcccacGTCCCTGCCCACAGCCTCCGCTCCTCTGGGTCTCTTGCTCTCAGCCTTCAGTGTCTCCTCACAGCCTGGCCCCATCCTCCACCCCAGATTACAGCTGTAAATGTGTTTGGTGGTCTTCCCTCCAAAACCTCAAGACGAGTCCTCCAGTCCTCTTAAAAGATAcataggggctgggtgtggtggctgtcaGACCTCTGaacccaagctaagccatcatatcgcCTGTGACTTGCGCGTAtatatccagatggcctgaagcaactgaggatccacaaaagaagttaaaatagctagttcctgccttaactgatgacgttctaccattgtgatttgttcccgccccaccctaactgatcaattgacTTTGTGACTATACACCCTCCCCACCCTTGCGATAATGTACTTTGTGATAGTCCCCTACccttgtgaatgtactttgtaCGATATgccctccccacccttgagaaggtactttgtaatattctccctgcccttgagaatgtactttgtaagatccaccccctgcctgcaaaaaaattgctcctaactccaccgcctatcccaatcctataagaactaatgataatccaaccaccctttgctgactctcttttcggacacagcccgcctgcacccaggagattaaaaagctttattgctcacacaacgcctatttggtggtctcttcacatggacgcacatgatagtggctcatgcctgtaagtgGTCATTAAGGGCCTCACACCTGCAAGGGTCATTAATGACACGCCTGTACATGGTAgctcacgccagcactttgggaggccagagtggtcagatcacttgaggttaggagttagagatcggcctggccaacatggtgaaaccctgcctctactaaaaatacaaaaattggctgggtgtggtggcgtgcacctgtaatcccagctactggggaggctgaagcacgagaatcacctgaacctgggaggcggaggttgcattaagctgagatcacgccactgcactccagcctgggcagcagagcgagactccacctcaaaaaaaaaaaaaaagaaaaaagatacatagCTTTGTTTCGCTTTTGTGTATGAATGAGACCAGAGTCGTGTGTTGCTTTGTAACTTGCTGTTCAATGCACCACCCTGCCTTGGGGATCTACTCAAGGTAGCGGAGACAGCCCTAACTTCCCTTCGGAGCCCTGCAGGGCTCCACCACCACCCCACAGGGGGACATTCAGATCGATCCAGTTTAGTTTCTCAGAGAAGGATGCTGCAAACATCAGGCTTTGGCAGCCACTGGGGTTTTTATTTCACACCCACGGGTCCCTGCTCTGCTGTCACAAATGTGGAGCTAGGGGAGGGCCCTTCTCGCCTACTCCTCAGGGGACTGCAGACCCTTCCCCAGGGCAGTGGGAGACAGGAAGCTGAGGTTTCTCTGCTTCCCTGCCCACTTTCTCCTCGCCTTCCTTCCTCTCGGTGCCTTTGTCATGGCTCTTTGTCACCTACACGACAGGCAGAGGGAAAACCTATTCCCCCAGACCAGACTTCCTTCTTCCTGTACTGGGCTCTGCCCCAACCAGCAGGCAGCCAAGCAGAGGGGCACATCTGGGGACAGCTGGACTGTCAGGATGGGCATGATGACCCTCCTCAAAAGAgcggaggcagagactgggaaGACCACCCACCTGATCAACCTCAGCCCCCCTCACCCTGCTCCTGAAGAGCCTGAGGGCCCATCGCAGGAATGGGCTCCTCCTGGATTCGGGCTTAGGACAGCCAGTCCTGCACTGCCTCCTCTATCAGCAAGTGCTGTCGCCATTGCCGGCTCATGCTCAGCCTGCCCTTTAGGGTTACGGGCATGCTTATGGCCGAAATGTGTCTTGTATCCCTGGCCCGGAGAGCTAGCATATTCACCAACACCTCAACTGAGCAAAAACCAACTGCATGTCAGGTGCTGTGCCAGCTGACAGGGACACAACAGGGAGCTGAAAAAGCCAACCCTTTTCCTCTCAGGGttgaatatctgttgaatgaatgaatggatgctgCATGAATGAATTAAGACCTGCATCTGCCGTTTCAAGAATCTCATTGCAACTACACCTTTCCTCTACTCCATTcattcagctgtaaaatggacAGAGTAAACCCTGCTTCATTTGCTATTATGAAGATCAAATGATCAGTCCACAGAGTTTATCTAAATGTGGCCATGTATCAGGATTCCCTAGGCTCTCATTAAAAATACTGATTCCTGGGCCCCTTTCAGAGCTGCTGCATCAGAAAGGCCCTGAATCTGAGTGTTTAACAAGGCCCCTGGGCATTCAGGTCATTGGAGGAAGATTTTAGCAGGATCGCTGCCCCAACTCACTGGACTCTTTTCTCCCCATCCCACCTGCCAGCCCCAGCCACCCTCCACTCACCCCTGGGGACCGTTCTCAGAGCAGGCCTGACTCAGTCACGCCTGTATTGAAATCTTTCCTCTTGTCCTCAGGGCAGAGTCCCTGCTCTCAGAACTCCACAAAAGTGCCAGACCTCTTTCCCTACCAGGCCTTTGCCTGAGCTGTCCCTCCTGCCTGgaacactcccctccactccttggGCTACACTACCCCTGGTCTTGGATCACATGTAACCCCGTATATACCTCCCATTCACTGAGGCTAAGCCCCTCACCATGTTCCCCCACAGCACTTCCCTTCTGGTATACACAAGACTTAGAGCACCTGAGTCACCCCCTCAGGATGGAGACCATATCGGAGTGATAATCCCTACACATGGCAGGATGGGAGAGCTCAGTAAGTCCAttccctcctttttccttctgtcttccAACAGAATGCCCCCTATGAAGCCCGGGCCGATGGTGGGTCTGGAGGCCAACACAAGAcggaaggggaggagaaagggcCGGTGCCCTGCTGCCCCAGGGATTCCCTCCAGAAGCCTGGATGTGCATTCAGCACATCCCTGGTCTGCCCGTCCTACCTGCTCGGTGGCCCAGCTCCATAGCCTCTTGCTGTGGGACAGGCAATTCCAAGCTTAGTCCTGTAAACAAAGCGCCACGTTTCAT
This genomic interval carries:
- the CIMIP4 gene encoding ciliary microtubule inner protein 4 isoform X1 translates to MELGHRAGTTTLTRAHPNDKEGQQDLDPWKAAYSSLDTSKFKNQGLSSPQPLPQGASAQGSSLGQCHLKEIPPPPPTAAGRGSLGMDPQSRSLKNGGSRSSLMDQGTDDGPSSGAQDQRSTPTNQKGSIIPNNIRHKFGSNVVDQLVSEEQAQRAIDEIFEGQKRASSWPSRTQNRVEMSSVFSDYYDLGYNMRSNLFRGAAEETKSLMKASYTPEVIEKSVRDLEHWHGRKTDDLGRWHQKNAMNLNLQKALEEKYAENSKSKSSKY
- the CIMIP4 gene encoding ciliary microtubule inner protein 4 isoform X2; translated protein: MDPQSRSLKNGGSRSSLMDQGTDDGPSSGAQDQRSTPTNQKGSIIPNNIRHKFGSNVVDQLVSEEQAQRAIDEIFEGQKRASSWPSRTQNRVEMSSVFSDYYDLGYNMRSNLFRGAAEETKSLMKASYTPEVIEKSVRDLEHWHGRKTDDLGRWHQKNAMNLNLQKALEEKYAENSKSKSSKY